A single region of the Bacillus cereus genome encodes:
- the fapR gene encoding transcription factor FapR, with translation MKKRRSKKERQELLQQTIETNPFITDEDLAEKFQVSIQTVRLDRMELSIPELRERIKHVATKQHEEDVKSLPLEEVVGEIIDIELDRHAISIFEVKVEHVFKRNQIARGHHLFAQANSLAVAVIDEELALTAKSTIRYIRPVKLGERVVAKARVEDVENDKGRTVVKVRSFVGEELVFTGTFEMYRSSNYSEEGNNL, from the coding sequence ATGAAAAAAAGAAGAAGTAAAAAAGAAAGACAAGAATTATTACAACAAACAATAGAAACGAATCCTTTTATAACGGATGAAGATTTAGCGGAAAAATTTCAAGTGAGCATACAAACTGTTCGTCTTGATCGTATGGAATTATCTATTCCTGAATTAAGAGAACGAATTAAGCATGTGGCTACAAAACAACATGAAGAAGATGTGAAATCTTTACCGTTAGAAGAGGTTGTCGGAGAAATTATCGATATAGAATTAGATAGACATGCGATTTCTATCTTTGAAGTAAAGGTAGAACATGTATTTAAAAGAAATCAAATTGCTCGTGGGCATCATTTGTTTGCACAAGCAAACTCACTAGCTGTTGCGGTTATTGATGAAGAATTAGCTTTAACTGCAAAGTCTACCATTCGATACATTCGTCCTGTAAAATTAGGAGAGCGTGTTGTTGCAAAAGCACGTGTTGAAGATGTAGAGAATGATAAAGGACGGACGGTTGTCAAAGTGCGTAGCTTTGTTGGAGAAGAACTTGTTTTCACAGGCACTTTTGAAATGTATCGATCTAGTAATTATAGTGAGGAAGGTAACAACTTATGA